One segment of Leptospirillum ferrooxidans C2-3 DNA contains the following:
- a CDS encoding efflux RND transporter periplasmic adaptor subunit — MSGNPGRQWSDRRSRIVIVLSGIALILLVLGIRGHWFFHPATKPPEAPSLGYDPDKYRTGHVSPRDFELWTRIPGVAHAFRETVVYAHVPGYLQKLPVDKGDIMKKGDLIAKIFDPERDASLKREEALARIAKLTYDREYAVWKKDPRVISLETLQKSEAKWKAARARALYEKTMTDYEVIRAPFDGMVTRRFVDPGNLIPEAKMSTGGSLPIIRLAEVRTIRIYVGIPARQVRFVKRGEPVEITVQGLPGRVFKGRINRYAFYLNRSTRTMKTEIDLDNPDLAIHPGMFVDAKIRLGVYHHVLSVARKAVIEERHGNFVYRMVGNHREKVPVITGITNGGFTEILQGLKKDDTVLVDLLAAPIT; from the coding sequence TTGTCTGGAAATCCGGGGCGGCAATGGTCTGATCGGCGCTCCCGTATCGTCATTGTTCTTTCTGGGATAGCCCTGATTCTTCTGGTTCTGGGAATCCGGGGCCACTGGTTTTTCCATCCGGCAACCAAGCCTCCCGAAGCCCCCTCCCTTGGATATGATCCCGACAAATACCGGACAGGTCATGTGTCTCCCCGGGATTTTGAGCTCTGGACCAGAATTCCCGGGGTGGCCCATGCCTTTCGGGAAACGGTGGTCTACGCGCATGTTCCCGGATACCTTCAGAAACTCCCGGTGGACAAGGGGGATATCATGAAAAAGGGGGATCTGATTGCCAAGATCTTTGATCCCGAACGCGATGCCTCCCTTAAAAGGGAAGAGGCTTTGGCCAGGATTGCCAAGCTCACCTATGACCGTGAATATGCGGTCTGGAAAAAAGATCCCCGCGTGATCTCCCTTGAAACACTCCAGAAGTCCGAAGCCAAATGGAAAGCCGCCAGGGCCAGGGCCCTTTATGAAAAGACGATGACCGACTACGAGGTGATCCGTGCTCCTTTCGACGGTATGGTCACCCGCCGATTTGTGGATCCGGGAAATCTGATCCCCGAGGCGAAGATGTCCACCGGAGGTTCCTTGCCGATCATCCGTCTTGCCGAAGTGAGGACGATTCGTATCTATGTCGGGATTCCGGCAAGGCAGGTCCGCTTTGTCAAAAGGGGCGAACCGGTCGAAATCACCGTGCAGGGTCTTCCCGGACGGGTTTTCAAGGGCCGGATCAACCGATATGCCTTTTATCTCAATCGTTCCACCCGGACAATGAAAACAGAGATCGACCTTGACAATCCGGACCTCGCCATTCACCCGGGGATGTTTGTCGATGCGAAAATCCGGCTTGGCGTCTATCACCATGTCCTTTCTGTCGCCCGAAAGGCGGTCATCGAGGAGCGCCACGGGAATTTTGTCTATCGCATGGTGGGCAATCACAGGGAAAAGGTACCGGTCATCACCGGCATCACCAACGGAGGTTTCACCGAGATCCTTCAGGGATTGAAGAAAGACGATACGGTTCTGGTCGATCTTTTGGCCGCGCCCATAACATGA
- a CDS encoding Rieske (2Fe-2S) protein encodes MAKHLIDKPDNLEDGGPGVPVSVEGRQIALYEFEGSIYAVDNRCPHRGGPMADGPVSGPTITCPLHSWSFDMRSGEAVGRPGATIACFAVSKDPSGKIAVEIA; translated from the coding sequence TTGGCCAAACATTTGATCGACAAACCGGACAATCTTGAAGATGGCGGCCCCGGCGTTCCCGTTTCAGTGGAAGGCCGTCAGATCGCCCTCTACGAATTCGAGGGATCCATCTACGCAGTGGACAACCGTTGTCCTCACCGCGGAGGCCCGATGGCCGACGGACCCGTTTCCGGACCGACCATCACCTGTCCTCTCCACTCCTGGAGCTTCGACATGCGTTCAGGAGAAGCGGTTGGTCGCCCCGGAGCCACCATCGCCTGTTTCGCAGTCTCCAAAGATCCTTCCGGGAAAATTGCGGTCGAAATCGCCTGA